Proteins from a single region of Pseudopedobacter saltans DSM 12145:
- the floA gene encoding flotillin-like protein FloA (flotillin-like protein involved in membrane lipid rafts), whose product MEPSVSIIFIIVGAVVAISLFLYILPVNLWFTAQLSGVRINLLNLVLMRLRRVPPSLVVNAMITSTKAGLNITSNEIETHYLAGGHVNNVIKALISADKANIPLDFKLATAIDLAGRDVFEAVQLSVNPRVINTPPVAAVAKDGIQLIAKARVTVRANINQLVGGAGEETILARVGEGIVSTIGSSTSHKEVLENPDSISKVVLSKGLDSGTAFEILSIDIADIDIGENIGAKLQTDQAEADLKVANAKAEERRAIAVAFEQEMRAKAQDARAKVIEAEAQVPLAMAEAFRNGNLGIMDYYKMQNIQADTEMRGAIAKPGSSSGKTDKK is encoded by the coding sequence ATGGAACCATCAGTAAGTATTATATTTATAATAGTCGGGGCAGTTGTAGCGATATCACTGTTTCTGTATATTCTGCCGGTAAATCTTTGGTTTACGGCCCAGTTGTCTGGGGTAAGGATTAATCTATTGAATCTGGTATTAATGAGGTTGAGGAGAGTTCCGCCTTCATTAGTTGTAAATGCTATGATTACCTCTACAAAAGCCGGACTAAATATCACCTCCAATGAGATCGAAACCCATTATTTGGCAGGTGGACATGTAAATAATGTAATCAAGGCGCTTATTTCTGCTGATAAAGCGAATATTCCTCTGGATTTCAAATTGGCGACAGCAATTGATCTGGCGGGGCGTGATGTTTTCGAAGCCGTACAGCTTTCTGTAAATCCAAGGGTAATCAATACTCCTCCGGTTGCAGCCGTTGCTAAAGACGGTATTCAACTCATTGCAAAAGCAAGGGTTACAGTTAGGGCAAATATCAACCAATTGGTGGGTGGTGCCGGAGAAGAAACTATTCTTGCCAGGGTAGGCGAGGGGATTGTGAGTACAATCGGATCGTCTACAAGCCATAAAGAAGTTTTGGAAAATCCCGATAGCATTTCGAAGGTAGTATTGTCTAAAGGATTGGATTCTGGTACTGCATTCGAAATTTTGTCTATCGATATTGCTGATATAGATATTGGCGAAAATATCGGAGCTAAATTGCAAACAGATCAGGCGGAAGCTGATCTTAAAGTTGCAAATGCCAAAGCCGAGGAGCGAAGAGCTATTGCTGTGGCGTTTGAGCAGGAAATGCGGGCAAAAGCACAGGATGCAAGAGCGAAAGTTATTGAGGCAGAGGCACAGGTTCCTTTGGCTATGGCCGAAGCCTTTAGAAACGGAAATCTGGGTATTATGGATTATTATAAAATGCAAAATATCCAGGCAGATACCGAAATGAGAGGTGCTATTGCAAAACCAGGCTCTTCTTCTGGTAAGACGGATAAAAAATAA
- a CDS encoding redoxin domain-containing protein, whose translation MALKVGDQAPAFTLLNTEAKEVSLSDFAGKKVVLHFFPLAFTGVCTTQLCTLRDNFGFYEGIGAQVLGVSVDSPFTLAKFKEENNYQFPLLSDFNKEVSKAYGAFYEDFVLGLKGVAKRAAFVIDENQKVIYAEVLEKASDLPNFQAIDALIK comes from the coding sequence ATGGCATTAAAAGTAGGAGATCAGGCACCAGCCTTCACATTGTTGAATACAGAAGCGAAAGAAGTAAGTTTATCTGATTTTGCTGGTAAAAAAGTTGTTTTACATTTCTTCCCATTGGCGTTCACCGGAGTTTGTACAACACAATTGTGTACATTAAGAGATAATTTCGGTTTCTACGAAGGAATTGGTGCACAGGTACTAGGCGTTTCTGTAGATTCACCTTTTACATTAGCTAAATTCAAAGAAGAAAACAATTATCAGTTCCCTTTACTTTCCGATTTCAATAAAGAAGTGTCAAAAGCTTATGGTGCTTTTTACGAGGATTTTGTTTTAGGTTTAAAAGGAGTGGCAAAAAGAGCGGCATTTGTAATTGACGAAAATCAAAAGGTTATCTACGCAGAAGTATTAGAGAAAGCTTCGGATTTACCTAACTTCCAGGCAATAGATGCTTTAATTAAATAA
- a CDS encoding SDR family oxidoreductase, whose protein sequence is MKKILVTGSNGLLGQKLTDAVLKNKQFELIATGKGTNRHPVKEGYIYEEMDIIDKESIAFIVNKHQPDAIINTAAMTNVDTCETQREECWLLNVTAVEYLIDICRENSIQLIHLSTDFIFDGEDGPYTEEGQPNPLSYYGESKLAAEQLLEKSGIHYAILRTIIVYGIVNDMSRSNIILWAKGALEKGNPINVVNDQWRMPTLAEDLADICLLAVEKEAQGVYNASGKDLMSIIELVERVADYYGLDKSLIKPISSTTLNQAAKRPKRTGFILDKSIRELGYNPHSFEEGIRIMEKQLAVLQ, encoded by the coding sequence ATGAAGAAAATCTTGGTGACAGGAAGCAATGGTCTGTTAGGACAAAAATTAACAGACGCCGTTTTGAAAAACAAGCAATTTGAACTTATCGCGACGGGAAAAGGAACGAATCGGCATCCTGTTAAAGAAGGTTATATCTACGAAGAAATGGATATAATCGATAAAGAAAGCATAGCATTTATAGTAAATAAACATCAACCTGATGCTATTATCAATACCGCTGCGATGACCAATGTGGATACCTGCGAAACTCAACGTGAGGAATGCTGGTTGTTGAATGTTACTGCAGTAGAATACCTTATTGATATTTGCCGGGAGAACAGCATTCAACTGATTCATTTATCTACAGACTTTATTTTCGATGGTGAGGACGGACCATATACCGAAGAAGGGCAGCCTAATCCGCTTTCTTATTATGGAGAATCTAAATTGGCAGCAGAACAATTGTTGGAGAAGTCAGGAATACATTATGCAATTCTAAGAACGATTATTGTATATGGTATCGTAAATGACATGAGCAGAAGCAATATCATTCTTTGGGCAAAGGGAGCCCTGGAAAAAGGAAACCCTATCAATGTCGTAAATGATCAGTGGAGAATGCCTACTTTAGCCGAAGACCTGGCCGATATCTGTTTATTAGCTGTCGAAAAAGAGGCACAGGGTGTATATAATGCTTCGGGGAAAGATCTGATGAGCATTATTGAATTGGTAGAAAGAGTAGCGGACTATTACGGGCTGGATAAATCCCTGATCAAGCCAATCTCTTCAACTACATTAAATCAGGCAGCTAAAAGGCCCAAAAGAACAGGTTTTATTTTAGATAAATCTATCAGAGAACTTGGCTACAACCCGCATAGTTTCGAAGAAGGAATTCGTATTATGGAGAAACAATTGGCCGTTTTACAATAA
- a CDS encoding SGNH/GDSL hydrolase family protein yields the protein MKIKNIQNWLGALALIAFVSCRPEIDVPASSAGSANFSKYIAVGNSLTAGYADGGLYLEGQKVAYPNLIAEQMKAVGGGSFTSPFFTEAQANGSGYVKLTGFNADGSPVLTQVSDKLAYRSSSPLLLTKYTNEIQNLGVPGMSVLFSGQTVMSSVGGNMYFERLVPDANAGTISYQQFATSKSHTFFTFWLGNIDALNWATSGGNPKNDPTKVLTPLATFTGLLNQFVTALTANNQKGAIATVPDVSAIPFFNTVTVAAINKALEANPQLQQAGATKLIIRTGTGAVRAAVDEDLIVLTFDRTKLGVGGYGVSPLNPMESDYVLDKDEVITVQNAIKSFNSAIKQVADAKGLAFVDTYAILNKIKTGQDFDGVHVSSSFITGNAFSLDGVHLTPIGNAIVANAFIAAINAKFSSTIPKINVANYSGVKFP from the coding sequence ATGAAAATCAAAAATATACAAAACTGGCTTGGTGCTTTGGCGTTAATCGCTTTTGTTTCATGCAGGCCAGAAATAGATGTACCCGCGTCTTCTGCAGGTAGCGCAAATTTTTCAAAATATATTGCGGTAGGAAATTCGTTAACAGCTGGTTATGCTGATGGCGGGCTTTATTTGGAAGGTCAGAAAGTTGCTTATCCTAATTTGATCGCCGAACAGATGAAAGCTGTAGGAGGCGGAAGTTTTACATCGCCTTTCTTTACCGAAGCACAAGCTAATGGATCTGGATATGTAAAGCTAACAGGTTTTAATGCTGATGGCTCTCCCGTATTAACCCAGGTTTCAGATAAGCTTGCTTATAGAAGCTCTTCTCCTTTGCTTTTGACCAAGTATACTAATGAAATTCAAAATCTGGGTGTTCCTGGTATGAGTGTACTTTTTTCGGGGCAGACAGTGATGAGTTCTGTTGGGGGGAATATGTATTTCGAACGTTTAGTACCGGATGCCAACGCCGGAACCATCTCTTACCAGCAGTTCGCTACTTCAAAAAGCCATACCTTCTTTACATTCTGGCTGGGAAATATAGATGCTTTAAATTGGGCAACAAGTGGTGGTAATCCAAAAAATGATCCTACAAAGGTTCTGACTCCTTTAGCAACATTCACTGGATTGTTGAATCAGTTTGTTACTGCACTGACGGCAAATAACCAAAAGGGAGCTATCGCTACTGTGCCCGATGTCTCTGCAATTCCATTTTTTAATACGGTAACAGTTGCAGCTATTAATAAAGCTTTGGAAGCAAATCCACAATTGCAACAGGCGGGAGCAACAAAATTAATCATCAGAACAGGAACGGGGGCGGTACGGGCAGCAGTTGATGAAGATTTGATTGTGCTGACTTTTGACAGAACGAAGTTAGGAGTAGGAGGTTATGGTGTTAGCCCTTTGAATCCAATGGAAAGCGATTATGTACTCGATAAAGATGAGGTGATAACTGTTCAAAATGCTATAAAATCATTCAATTCGGCAATTAAACAGGTTGCTGATGCGAAAGGCCTTGCCTTTGTTGATACTTATGCAATTTTAAATAAGATTAAAACAGGTCAGGATTTCGATGGTGTACATGTTTCATCATCATTCATAACTGGTAATGCTTTTTCTTTAGATGGGGTTCATTTAACACCTATTGGTAATGCTATCGTAGCAAATGCATTTATTGCGGCTATTAATGCCAAGTTTAGCTCAACTATACCTAAAATCAACGTAGCAAATTATTCAGGAGTTAAGTTCCCTTAG
- a CDS encoding OmpP1/FadL family transporter, with amino-acid sequence MMTKKIVLAALLSISSASLFAQGFQVNLQGQKQIGMAGAGVGLALDEAAVFYNPGAVSMIDKNAISAGISPVFFKSAFLQRGGTQVEYNRDEVATPIQIYGVWGPKSGRVKLGLGVYTPFGGLNNWGEDWSGKFTITSLDLKAIYIQPTISVKLTDNIGFGAGFVFNHGIVDLQRRVPIANDQGEPGSAQLKGSGNAYGWNVGLFMKSDIGLTAGLSYRSKIVTKVEDGDANFKVASSLQPTFPTKFNAELPLPGTLAFGLGYQASPKTQLAFDLSWTDWKVYKSLDFVYNNNTRVPNTSSPRDYGDGYAIRLGAQHMATNKFALRAGAAYVVSPVRSGYVTPEVPDANRVVLTAGMGYNFTQKFGMDISFMFEKLKEIDETNYETQLSGKFKSHVYIPGISLAYRW; translated from the coding sequence ATGATGACAAAAAAGATAGTTCTTGCAGCGCTATTAAGTATCTCATCTGCCTCGTTATTTGCACAGGGGTTTCAGGTGAATCTTCAAGGCCAGAAGCAAATCGGTATGGCTGGCGCAGGAGTAGGTTTGGCTTTAGATGAGGCCGCTGTATTTTACAATCCCGGTGCAGTTTCAATGATTGATAAAAATGCGATAAGTGCAGGTATCAGTCCGGTCTTTTTTAAATCGGCATTTTTGCAACGCGGAGGAACACAGGTAGAATATAACAGAGACGAAGTGGCCACTCCGATTCAGATTTATGGTGTTTGGGGACCAAAATCAGGTAGAGTAAAACTCGGTTTAGGCGTTTATACACCGTTTGGTGGATTAAATAACTGGGGTGAAGATTGGTCAGGGAAATTTACGATAACTTCACTTGACCTCAAGGCAATCTATATACAGCCAACTATCAGCGTTAAGTTGACAGATAATATAGGCTTCGGTGCCGGATTTGTATTCAATCATGGAATAGTTGATTTGCAGAGAAGGGTACCTATTGCAAATGATCAGGGCGAACCGGGAAGTGCACAGTTGAAAGGTAGTGGTAATGCTTACGGCTGGAATGTTGGATTATTCATGAAAAGCGATATTGGCCTAACCGCGGGTTTATCTTACCGTTCGAAAATTGTAACCAAAGTAGAAGACGGAGATGCTAATTTTAAAGTAGCTAGTTCTTTGCAGCCTACTTTTCCGACAAAATTTAATGCTGAACTTCCTTTACCTGGAACTCTGGCATTCGGTCTGGGCTATCAGGCGAGTCCAAAAACTCAACTGGCGTTTGATTTGAGTTGGACGGATTGGAAAGTATATAAGAGTTTAGACTTTGTTTATAATAATAATACCAGGGTTCCAAACACCTCTTCCCCCAGAGATTACGGAGATGGATATGCGATAAGATTAGGAGCACAGCATATGGCTACCAACAAATTTGCACTTAGGGCAGGAGCTGCTTATGTGGTTTCTCCTGTTAGAAGCGGTTATGTAACTCCAGAAGTTCCGGATGCGAACAGGGTGGTATTGACAGCAGGTATGGGATATAACTTTACGCAGAAATTTGGTATGGATATCTCTTTTATGTTTGAAAAGCTAAAAGAAATCGATGAAACCAATTACGAAACCCAGTTATCAGGTAAGTTTAAATCTCATGTTTATATTCCTGGTATTTCTCTAGCTTATAGATGGTAA
- the atpD gene encoding F0F1 ATP synthase subunit beta yields the protein MPNIGKIAQIIGPVVDVSFSAEGSKLPKIYDALEIRKENGQKIVLEVQQHLGEDRVRGIAMDSTDGLVRGMDVVDTGAPIKMPIGENIKGRVFNVVGDAIDGIEELDKANGKSIHNAPPKFEDLSTENEILFTGIKVIDLIEPYAKGGKIGLFGGAGVGKTVLIQELINNIAKGHGGLSVFAGVGERTREGNDLLREMLESGIIKYGDEFMHSMENGGWDLSKVDKELMKDSKCTFVFGQMNEPPGARARVALSGLTVAEYFRDGEDDGQGKDVLFFIDNIFRFTQAGSEVSALLGRMPSAVGYQPTLATEMGAMQERITSTKRGSITSVQAVYVPADDLTDPAPATTFAHLDATTVLSRKIAELGIYPAVDPLDSTSRILTPAVVGPEHYACAQRVKEILQRYKELQDIIAILGMDELSEEDKLTVARARRVQRFLSQPFHVAEQFTGLKGVLVDIKDTIKGFNMIMDGEVDEYPEAAFNLVGSIEDAIEKGKKLLAEANA from the coding sequence ATGCCAAACATTGGAAAAATAGCACAAATCATTGGCCCAGTAGTAGACGTTAGCTTCTCTGCCGAAGGTTCTAAGCTACCTAAAATTTACGATGCGTTAGAAATCCGTAAAGAAAATGGTCAAAAAATTGTTTTAGAGGTTCAACAGCACCTTGGTGAAGACCGTGTAAGAGGTATTGCAATGGACTCTACAGATGGTTTAGTGAGAGGAATGGATGTAGTTGATACAGGTGCTCCTATCAAAATGCCTATCGGTGAGAACATCAAAGGACGTGTTTTCAACGTGGTTGGTGATGCTATTGACGGTATTGAAGAGTTAGACAAAGCTAATGGTAAGTCTATCCACAATGCACCTCCTAAATTTGAAGATCTTTCTACCGAAAACGAAATCTTGTTTACAGGTATTAAAGTTATCGACTTAATTGAGCCTTATGCAAAAGGTGGTAAAATTGGTTTATTTGGTGGTGCCGGTGTAGGTAAAACTGTATTAATCCAGGAGCTTATCAATAATATCGCTAAAGGACACGGTGGTCTTTCTGTATTTGCTGGTGTAGGTGAGCGTACTCGTGAAGGTAATGACTTATTGCGTGAGATGCTGGAGTCTGGTATTATCAAATACGGTGATGAGTTTATGCATTCTATGGAGAATGGCGGATGGGATCTTTCTAAAGTTGACAAAGAGTTAATGAAGGATTCTAAATGTACATTCGTTTTCGGTCAGATGAACGAGCCTCCAGGTGCAAGAGCGCGTGTTGCTTTATCTGGTTTAACTGTTGCGGAATATTTCCGTGATGGCGAAGATGATGGACAAGGTAAAGACGTATTATTCTTTATCGATAATATCTTCCGTTTCACTCAGGCTGGTTCAGAGGTGTCTGCACTTTTAGGCCGTATGCCTTCTGCGGTAGGTTACCAACCAACATTAGCAACAGAGATGGGTGCGATGCAAGAGCGTATCACTTCAACCAAGAGAGGTTCTATCACATCTGTACAGGCGGTATACGTTCCTGCGGATGACTTGACTGACCCTGCTCCTGCTACTACTTTCGCCCACTTAGATGCTACTACAGTACTTTCTCGTAAAATTGCTGAGTTAGGTATCTACCCTGCGGTTGATCCATTAGATTCTACTTCAAGAATCCTGACTCCTGCAGTTGTTGGCCCAGAGCATTATGCTTGTGCACAAAGAGTAAAAGAAATCTTACAACGTTATAAAGAATTACAAGATATCATCGCTATCTTAGGTATGGATGAGTTATCTGAGGAAGATAAATTAACTGTAGCCAGAGCTAGAAGGGTACAACGTTTCTTATCTCAGCCTTTCCACGTTGCTGAACAGTTTACAGGTTTAAAAGGTGTTCTTGTAGACATTAAAGATACTATCAAAGGTTTCAACATGATTATGGATGGTGAAGTGGATGAATATCCAGAAGCAGCATTCAACTTAGTTGGAAGCATTGAAGATGCGATTGAAAAAGGTAAGAAATTATTAGCTGAAGCAAACGCGTAA
- the atpC gene encoding ATP synthase F1 subunit epsilon, with amino-acid sequence MILEILTPDKKVFDGNITSVTVPGTQGSFEVLNNHAPIISTLEKGKVIVRNGSNEQKFLITGGVIEVINNKIILLAESAQQQ; translated from the coding sequence ATGATTTTAGAAATATTAACTCCAGATAAAAAAGTATTTGACGGCAACATTACTTCGGTAACTGTTCCTGGGACTCAAGGTTCTTTTGAAGTTCTGAACAACCATGCTCCTATTATCTCTACTTTAGAGAAAGGAAAAGTGATTGTGAGAAATGGAAGCAATGAACAAAAGTTCTTAATTACTGGCGGAGTTATTGAAGTGATTAATAATAAGATTATTTTACTTGCCGAGAGTGCTCAGCAACAGTAA
- the ilvE gene encoding branched-chain-amino-acid transaminase, whose product MKKYIYTKGEFVESTSTGIDIFSQSVHYGFGVFEGLRSYVTDNGVKIFKAKEHFERLMKSCEKIGIPFKRDVYELIRASYRLLELNKLDNAYIRPLVTTGRGMDLKINDVADITIMAWEWDFYNGNKLLNTCISSHRRSSPKTSPIDAKITGNYINSIIATTEATNNGYDDAIQLDERGFVAETPGANLFCEKDGKIYTPASSEYILAGITRATLIRIAKSFDIDVIEKDITPEEFKDADSAFLCSTAAEVVGIGSVDDVPYRLNFEDSVGATLQRAYKKLVLDKLSYEVII is encoded by the coding sequence ATGAAAAAATACATATACACTAAAGGAGAGTTTGTGGAATCTACATCCACGGGCATCGACATTTTCAGTCAGAGTGTACATTATGGTTTTGGAGTTTTTGAGGGGTTACGCTCTTATGTTACAGACAATGGTGTAAAGATTTTCAAAGCAAAAGAACATTTCGAACGCTTGATGAAATCTTGCGAAAAGATAGGGATTCCTTTTAAAAGAGATGTTTACGAATTAATCAGGGCTTCTTACCGTCTATTGGAACTCAACAAATTGGACAATGCCTATATAAGACCTCTGGTAACAACCGGGAGAGGCATGGATTTGAAAATTAATGATGTAGCTGATATCACCATAATGGCTTGGGAGTGGGACTTTTATAATGGCAATAAGCTATTGAATACTTGTATTTCTTCGCATAGAAGATCAAGTCCGAAGACATCTCCTATCGATGCCAAGATTACCGGAAACTACATCAACTCTATCATAGCAACAACAGAGGCTACAAATAATGGCTATGATGATGCCATTCAGTTAGATGAAAGAGGCTTTGTAGCCGAAACACCGGGCGCAAATCTTTTCTGTGAGAAGGATGGAAAAATATATACTCCGGCTTCTTCAGAATATATACTGGCGGGAATAACAAGAGCAACCTTAATTCGGATTGCAAAGTCTTTTGATATAGACGTTATAGAAAAAGATATAACACCAGAAGAGTTTAAAGATGCAGACAGCGCATTCCTGTGCAGCACCGCTGCAGAAGTCGTGGGCATTGGTTCTGTGGACGATGTACCTTACAGATTAAATTTCGAAGATAGTGTTGGAGCTACACTTCAAAGAGCATATAAAAAATTAGTATTGGATAAATTAAGTTACGAGGTTATAATATAA
- the ilvD gene encoding dihydroxy-acid dehydratase gives MELNKYSKTITQDKTQPASQAQLYAIGLTTADMSKAQVGIASMGYDGNNCNMHLNGLAAEVKKGVWDNGLVGLTFHTIGVSDGITNGTTGMRYSLVSRDLIADSIETVTGAHFYDGLITVPGCDKNMPGSLIAMARLNRPSIMVYGGSIHPGEYKGEALNIVSAFEALGQKLAGNLSDEDYQGVIEHACPGAGACGGMYTANTMSSAIEAMGMSLPYSSSNPALSQEKINECREAGKYIKILLEKDIKPSDILTKKAFENAITVIMVLGGSTNAVLHMIAMADSVGLELTLKDFQDISDRIPVLADLKPSGKYLMEDLHNIGGVPMVMKYLLNKGLIHGDCLTVTGKTIAENLESVPDIEFENQKVIFPLEKPIKATGHLQMLYGNVATEGSVAKISGKEGERFKGTARTFNGESELIQGISSGKVKAGDVVVIRYVGPKGGPGMSEMLKPTAAIIGAGLGSSVALITDGRFSGGTHGFVVGHIVPEAYEGGTIALIQDEDIIEIDATTNTINVLLSDEELAARRAQWKQPEPPVKRGVLYKYFKSVENATKGCVTDH, from the coding sequence ATGGAATTAAACAAGTACAGTAAGACAATTACTCAAGACAAAACGCAACCTGCCTCACAGGCTCAACTTTATGCCATAGGCCTAACTACTGCTGACATGTCTAAAGCACAAGTCGGTATTGCCAGCATGGGTTATGATGGAAACAATTGCAATATGCACTTAAACGGCCTGGCCGCAGAAGTAAAAAAAGGTGTCTGGGATAATGGTCTGGTCGGTTTAACATTCCATACCATTGGTGTAAGCGATGGTATTACCAACGGCACTACGGGCATGAGATATTCCCTGGTATCAAGAGATTTAATTGCCGACTCTATAGAAACTGTTACCGGTGCTCATTTTTATGATGGTTTAATTACCGTACCTGGTTGTGATAAAAACATGCCTGGATCTTTAATTGCAATGGCGAGATTAAACCGTCCTTCTATTATGGTTTACGGTGGTTCTATCCATCCCGGAGAATACAAAGGAGAAGCTCTTAATATTGTTTCTGCTTTTGAAGCATTGGGTCAGAAACTTGCCGGAAACTTAAGCGACGAAGATTATCAGGGTGTTATTGAGCATGCCTGCCCCGGTGCCGGTGCTTGTGGCGGAATGTACACCGCAAATACCATGTCTTCTGCAATTGAAGCAATGGGTATGAGTTTACCTTACAGTTCGTCTAATCCGGCTTTAAGTCAGGAAAAAATAAACGAATGTAGAGAAGCTGGAAAATATATTAAAATCTTATTAGAGAAAGATATTAAGCCTAGCGATATCCTAACCAAAAAAGCTTTTGAAAACGCGATTACGGTTATTATGGTTTTAGGAGGTAGTACTAATGCGGTATTGCATATGATTGCAATGGCTGATTCTGTTGGTTTGGAGTTGACATTAAAAGATTTCCAGGATATCAGTGATAGAATCCCTGTATTGGCAGACTTGAAACCAAGCGGAAAATACCTGATGGAAGATCTTCACAATATTGGTGGTGTTCCTATGGTAATGAAATACTTACTGAACAAAGGATTAATCCACGGAGATTGTTTAACTGTAACAGGAAAAACGATTGCTGAAAACTTAGAATCGGTACCTGATATCGAGTTTGAAAATCAAAAAGTGATTTTCCCATTGGAAAAACCTATAAAAGCGACCGGACACTTACAAATGCTTTACGGAAATGTGGCTACTGAAGGTTCTGTAGCAAAGATTTCCGGAAAAGAAGGCGAACGCTTTAAAGGGACAGCCCGTACCTTTAACGGTGAAAGTGAATTGATTCAGGGTATTTCTTCAGGAAAAGTAAAAGCTGGTGATGTAGTAGTAATCCGTTACGTAGGGCCAAAAGGAGGGCCTGGTATGTCGGAAATGTTAAAACCTACTGCTGCCATCATTGGTGCCGGACTGGGTTCTTCTGTAGCGTTAATTACCGATGGTCGTTTCTCTGGTGGTACACATGGTTTCGTTGTGGGACACATTGTACCGGAAGCTTACGAGGGAGGTACAATTGCATTAATTCAGGACGAGGATATCATAGAAATCGATGCAACTACCAATACAATTAATGTATTGCTTTCTGACGAGGAATTAGCTGCAAGAAGAGCACAATGGAAACAACCAGAACCTCCGGTTAAAAGAGGGGTATTGTATAAATATTTTAAAAGTGTAGAAAATGCAACAAAAGGATGTGTTACTGACCACTAG